The following DNA comes from Bacillota bacterium.
CCAGCGGCAGGAGGGGTCCTTCCAGGCTGGCGCCGGCCTCTTGAGAAAGGGCGTGACGGCATCATGAGGACGCTGAGAGGGAGGCTCTCGCTGTTCGGCGCGGCGGCGCTGCTCGTCGCCCTGGCCGTGGCCCCGGCGTGGGCGGGGCAGCCGGGGGTTCCGTCGGTTCTGCGGGTGGGCACGGACGCCACGTACCCGCCCTTTGAGTTCGTGGAGGGTGACGAGTTCAAGGGGTTTGACATGGACCTGATCCGGGAGGTCGGACGCCGGCTGGGAGCCCAGGTTGCCATTCAGAACATCGCCTGGGACGGCCTCATCCCTGGACTCGTCAACGGCAACTACGACGTCATCATCTCGGCCATGACCATCCTGCCCGAGCGGGCGGCCGTGGTGGACTTTTCCGACCCCTACTTCAACGCCGGCCAGGTCATCGTGGTGCGCAAGGACGACAACCGCA
Coding sequences within:
- a CDS encoding basic amino acid ABC transporter substrate-binding protein — its product is MRTLRGRLSLFGAAALLVALAVAPAWAGQPGVPSVLRVGTDATYPPFEFVEGDEFKGFDMDLIREVGRRLGAQVAIQNIAWDGLIPGLVNGNYDVIISAMTILPERAAVVDFSDPYFNAGQVIVVRKDDNRIKGPADLKGMIVAVQINTTGQFEAEKIAGIRRIDKYDTTPLAIQAVMQRSADAAVIDLPVAYEFQKEHPDEVKVAGKPFTVEEYGIAVRKGRPELLAAINKALAQIKADGTYDKLYQKWIGP